The genomic segment TGGGCGCCGAACGCTCGGTCATGACCTATCGCCGCTCGATCCAGGAGATTCCGGTCGAGGAATACGAACTCCACGAAGCCGAAATCGAAGGCGTCGAGATTCAGTACATGGTCTCGCCGAACCGAATCGTCGGTGACGCCAATGGCAATGTCATCGGCATCGAAATGATCCGTAACGAACTCGGCGCGCCGGATGCCCGCGGTCGCCGCCGGCCGGAACCCGTGGCGGGTTCGGAATACATCATCGAATGCGACATGGTCATCAGCGCCATCGGCCAGAAGCAGGACAGCCGCTTCCTTGGTGACGCCCTGCCAAACCGCGACCGCCGCGGCGTGCCGCTCTTGGACCAGAATCTGCGCACCGAGCTGCCCAATGTCTGGGCCGCAGGCGACTATGTGATCAATCCGACGAACTTCATCTCGTCGATTGGCGAGGGCAAACGTGTCGCCGAGCTGATCGACGCGCAAATGCGCGGCACGAAACCGAAGGTGCGCGATCTCGAGATCACCCGCGTGCCCACCGAGTACATCTCGACTCCGAACGCGCTGCTTTCCGAAGGCGTGGCGGAATGGTCGATGAGCGCCATGAGCCGCCGCCTCGTCTGGGGCGACGACTACTCCGCGGTCGGCCGCCAGGAGATGCCAGTGCTGCCCGTGCCAATGCGCGGCATGGGCACCGGCGACACCACCATCGAAGTCGAAATCGGCTACACCAAGCCAATCGGGTTCGAGGAAGCCAAGCGTTGCTTGCAGTGTCAGTTGAACATCTTCATCGACGGGCATCGCTGCATCCTTTGCAATGGCTGCGTGGACGCATGTCCGCATCGGTGCATCGAAATGATCTCGCCGGACCGCATCTACTCGATCGACAATGACGTCGAGCTGGCCCAGTTGGCCCGTGCCGAACTGGGACCCTACGCCGCCGCCATGGTGATCGATGAGCGCTCCTGCATCCGGTGCGGTATCTGCGTCGACTGGTGCCCAACCGAGTGCCTGACCATGGACCATTTCCGTCTGACCCCGGCGGAAACCCGCGAAAGCGTGGACTTGGCCATCGTCGCCGACTAGCGAATCGCAATTCCTGCACGAAAGGGGTGTTCCGGAGATTCCGGAACACCGCTTTTCGCATATTGCGCGCACATACCCCCATCCCAGCGTCTGCCAGGTTGAGTATCATCGCCGGCAAGAAACTGGTCGAAGGGTCATGGGAGTCGAACACGTTGGCTGAGGCGCCTGAAGCGGTTACCAAGCCATCTGTTCGGCTGATGCCGAGGGCGGCCGAAACGATGCCTCTCGAAGCACCGCCGCAGCCGCTCACATCCTTCCTTGGACGCGACCGCGCCACCGCTACCGTGCTGGATATGATCGTTCGGCCGGAGATCCGGCTCGTCACCCTCACAGGTCCTGGCGGCATCGGCAAGACCCGGCTGGCCATTCAGGTCGCCAACGAAGCGCACGAGCAGTTCCCGGATGGGATTGCATTCGTGGCGCTCTCACCCCTGACCGAACCGGACCTGGTCTTGCCGACCATCGCGCAAGCGATCGGCGTCGTTGGCCCCGGCACCCACCTGATTCCAGACCGTTTGGCGCGCGCGCTCGATCACCAGCGCATGCTGATCGTGATCGACAACTTCGAACATGTCGCTGCGGCCGCCGGTCAGCTCGCAACCCTCATGCGCGCCACGCGCGAGGTTCGCTTCCTTGTCACCAGCCGCGTGACGTTGCATATCAGCGGAGAGCATGAGTTTGCGGTTCCTCCGCTCGAACTGCCCGTATCGGGCAGTGTTGGCGATCTCTCCCGATCGCCCGCCTGCGCGCTTTTCGAGGTCCGCACCCGAGCGGTGCGCGGTGAGTTCGCTATCGACGACAACAACAGCGCGGCTGTTGTGGAGATCTGTCGCCGCCTCGGAGGTGTGCCGCTTGCCATCGAGCTGGCCGCGGCGCGTGGCAAAGCGCTCTCGCCCCCGGCTCTGCTGGAGCGGTTGTCGCACGATTTCGACGTGCTTTCAGGTGGCCCCGTCGACCAACCGTCCCGCCATCAGACAATGCGCGCTGCAATCCAATGGAGCTACGACCTGTTGCCACCCGAGCAACAGCAGCGTTTCCGGCAGCTCTCGCTCTTTGCCGGTGGATGCTCGCTCGAGGCCGCTCAGGCCGTTTCGGCGCCGGATCGTCCCCTGGCGCTCTTGCCCGAGCTTGTCGCGCTGATCGATGCCAGCTTGCTGCTGCAGGAACCACGCCCGGATGGGGCGCCCCGCTATTGGATGCTCGACCTGATCCGGAGATTCGGTATCGAACAGTTGACCGCATCGGGCGAACGAGACGCCACGGTCGACCGGTTCACCGGCTGGCTGACCTCGCTCGCCGAACGGGCTGGTGCTGCCTTTATCGGAAATGGACCGGGGGAATGGGCGGCAATCCTTGAGCGCGAGCTTCCCAATGTACGCGTCGCGCTCGCGATGCTCGACGAAGCGGATGATACGGATGCACTCCTCCGCTTGATCGTGGTGCTCGGCCCTTTGTGGAGCGCGCTTGGGCATCAGCGGGAAGGATTGCAATGGCTCACGCAGACGCTCGACCGCTCCGGCGATCGCACTCTCCCCGAGCGCACGTTGCACGCCCGAATTCTCGCGACCCGGCTGGCAACCACTGTCGGCGACTTCGAGCGCGCGGCAGAGTTCGCGGAAACGGCGAGCGCGCTCGCGAAGCAACGTTCCGACCCAGCCGCGCTGGCCGACACTGCCTGCACGCTTGGCAACCTGGCGCGTGGTATTGGCGATCAGCAGACGGCACGCCATCAATACGAGAACGCGCTTGCGATCTATCGGGAGCTAGGCGACCGCTACAACGCCGCATACACACTGATCCAGCTCGCGAAACTGGGCGATCTGGGCACTCCGGAACAGCCGGGCAACCCGGCCGATCTCGCGGTCGCCGAAATGCAATGTGATGAAGCGCTCGAAATCTATCGCGCACTGGGAAACCAGTGGGGCATCGCACGGGCGCTCAACCACCTCGCATATCTCCACTACAAGTCCGGGCGCTATCAGGCGGCATCCGTGGCAGCAGGTGAGGCATTGCCGCTCTTCGCTCGCGACGGCAATCTGACCGAAGGATCGCAATGCATCGAGAATCTCGCAGATATCGCAGGGGCCACGGGAAATGGCGCGCTGGGCGCGCGGCTCTATGGGATCGCCAGCGGATTGCAAGAGCGGCTCGGCGCGCCGATGTGGCCAACCTATCGCACGGAGTATGAGCAGGAGGTCGCGCGTGCGCGCGCGTTGCTCACCCCAGAAGCCTTCGCCGCGTCGTGGCAAGCTGGGCGCGAGTTGCCCGATGACCTCATGGTCGAGGAAGCCCTTGCCGCAGCCAACTTTCTGGCCGGAGCGTCAGCCGTTTCGACCGTGCCGTCTTCAGCAACCTACGGGCTGACCGCGCGCGAGCTGGAAGTGCTGAGCCTGCTTGCTACGGGTGCGTCCAATCAAGGCATTGCTGACGCGCTCTTTATCAGCCTCACCACGGTAAAGGGCCACGTGCAGAGCATCATGCGCAAACTCGATCTCAGCTCGCGCACGGCGCTCGCCGCTTTCGCAGTGCAACGCGGACTGCTCGACCGTCCGTAGTTGGCGCCTCGCCAACAGCCAGCCCACCAGAAAAACCCTACTTTCGAAGGGTTCCCATTCGGGCATCGGCTTGGCACACTCTCATCCGAGTCTCACCGCTCGATTGCTCGCCTCCAGCTGCAGATCGTCGACCGCCTCGACGAGATGCAGCTGAGGGCGAGTGAATCTCTCTCGATCCCCCTACAGCCACGCAAAGAGACAAGCGGCCGCTGGCCGCGTTCAGGCGCTGGGGTCACTGTGGCGGCTTGGAGCAGGCTGTCTGGCGATGGCTAGTCTATCCATGGATTATCGGCAGGTTCCGATACCAGGAAAGGGCCATGCGCACCGAGAGCCCGGCAAATGCCAGGCCCTCGGTGATTGCTTTCTGGAGATTGGTCGTTACGCGGGCAGCGCGATGCTGTCGTCCATCTTGATGGAAACCGAACCAAGCGCCGACTGCAGGTCGATGGTAAGCACCGGCTGATGGCCGCCAAGGAAGGCCAACGTGCTGTAGGCGCCATCCTTTACGGTGAATCCATCGCCAACGTTGACACCGGCCAACGCCGTCTTGGTGCGGACACGGGCCGCAGTGGTTTTCGGCACAATGACCTCGGTAGCCGTCATACCAGTGCGAATACTGGCATCGAGATCGCGCGCCAGTTGGCCGCCGAAGTCGACCGTCATCGAAGCGGCCCCGCCGTCGAGATCGATCTTGCGCGCGCCGCTGTTGCCCAGGCCGGCCAGCGCCAGATCGGCTGCGCCGGCTTTCATCGCGAAGCTATCCATCTCATGCGGATTTGGCAGCGAGAAATCGAACTTCGCCTGCCCTGCGCCGATCTTGATATCCGCTTCGACGACGGGAATACCGCCCAGATCGACCTGAGACTGATCGGAAGCGCCCAAGTCCATCGACAGCGAGAACGGCCGGCGTGTACTCACCTTGAGTTCGAGCACCGGGGCTTTGAACTTGCGGAACGCGGTGACATTCTTGCTCGAGGAGATGCGCACATTGGCGCCATCCGTTTGCACCGTCAAAGGCATCTGTCCGGTTGGATCCGTGAACGAGCCGGTGAGCCACTCCGCCTGGTCGGCGGCACTCAGACGGAGGCGGATCGGCGCCAGGGTGAGGCGCAACCGGGGACGCGCAGAGGCATCGTCCGGAAACGCTACGGAAATCGGGGTTACTGTTTCACTCATCGAAAGTCCTCTCGGTGCGGTAATCGTTGTTCAGAATTGATGGCGTTCGCGCCAGACCGCACGAATTCATTATGATGTATAGCGATTGGTCATAGGGCAAGGCGGCTGTCCTGTCACCGTGTAGTTGCGTACCCTGGCGACCTATGACGATCTTCCGTGCAATTGCCCTTGCGATTCTGCTCCTTGTCCCCTCCAGCACGCCGCTGCTGGCGCATCAGACCGATGGCCGCTCGCTCGGCATGGTGCTCACCACCGCTCAAAATGGAGATTCGGAGTACACCGCCATGCTGGCGCATGCCGCAGGCGTCACCCGCGCTCCGATCACGTACGCGTGGGGAGCGCTGGAGCCGGAACCAGGCGAATACGACGACGGGAATCTCGCGCTGGCGGCGCTCTTCTTCCCGGCAATGGGAATGTCGATCGATGTCGCCATCACACCAGTCGCCGGCTCCCGGCTGGTCATGCCGGACGACCTGGCGGGCCGCAGCTTCGACGATCCTGAGGTCATCAAGCGATATCTCGACCTGATCGAGCATGTCATGGCCGTGCTGTCTGAAGCCGATGTGCGTCTTCTGATCGTGGGCGTGGAGGTCGACAAGTATCTGGGCGACGATGTCACCGCCTGGGACGCCTTCGCCGCGTTCACCGCCGCGGTGGCCACCTATGTGCACAGCATCCGGCCCGGCATCGAGGTGGGTGTCCAGAGCTCTACCGACAGCCGCATCCTCGATCCGGACCGGTGGAGCAACATCGACCAGGTCTCCGACATCATCGCCACGTCGTACTTTCCAATGGACGACCTGCAGGTACGCGATCCATCGTCCATTACGGACGATTTCGACACACTGGCCGCGCTCTATCCCGACCGCGTCATCCGCATCGTCGAAGCGGGCTATCCCTCCAGCGCGGCGAATGGCAGCTCGGACAAGCGGCAGGCGCAGTTCATTCACGCCCTCTTTGCCGCCTGGGATGACCATGCTGGCCAGATTCTCTCGATCACGCTCTCCATGCAGCACGACTATGGACCCGCGCACGTCGATGCCATCTGCGCGTTCTATGGAGACACCAGCGAAGCCTTTGCGGCATTCATCGGCTCGATCGGGTTCCGCTGGTGGAAAGGCGACGGCGCGCCGAAACCAGCCTGGGAGGCATTGATGCAAGAAACTGCCGCGCGCGGATGGCAACCGTGACGACACCCACCGTCTGCCTCAGCTTCGATTTCGACGCCATCTCGCTCTGGATCGGACCGATGGGCGCCAAATCGCCTTCCATGATCTCGCGCGGGGAGTTTGGCGCAGTCGCGGCGCCACGCATCCTCTCGCTCCTGGAACGAGAAGCAATTCCGGCCACCTTCTTCGTCACCGGACACACCGCCGAAACCTACCCGTCGCAAACCCGCGCGATAGCGGACGCTGGTCATGAAATCGGGCATCATGGCTACCTGCACGAAAACCCGATCGATCTCACTCCGGAAGCAGAAGAAGCCGTGCTGCTGCGTGGGCTCGCGGCATTGGACGCAATCGCCGGGGTTCGTCCGGTCGGCTACCGATCTCCAGCCTGGGACAACAGCCCGCACACGATCGACCTCTTGCTGAAGCACGGTTTTCGCTATGAAAGCTCGTTGATGGCAGACGATTTCTCGCCCTATTGGTGCCGCACAGGCGATACGATCGACCCTGACGGTCCGTATCGCTTCGGTCGCACGGTCGATCTCGTCGAACTGCCAGTCTCCTGGTTGCTCGACGATTTTCCCCACTTCGAATACATCCGCCTGCCGAACCGGGTCTCGCCCGGTCTCTCCGCGGCGTCCAAAGTGGAAGAAATCTGGCGTGACGAGTTCGACTTCATGATGCGCGAGATCCCGGACGGCGTGTTCACCCTCACCATGCATCCACAGGTCATCGGCCGTGGCCATCGCTTGATGATGCTGGAGCGGCTGATCGCCCATTTCAAGGAAGCCGGCGCGCGCTTCTCGACCCTGGCGTCGGCGGCAGACGCGTTCCGCTCGCGGAACAGCGCAAGACGATCGGGACCGCAAGACGGCCCGGATTCACGCCGCTCGCAAACGCTTGACAGTTGACGACCCTCCGCTATTATTTTGTAAGCACGTTCTTGTGAAGCGTTCGTCTCGCGTACGAATGCCGAGTTCGTGCTGAAGAAACCCGAAAGGAACCAGAGATATGTCAGTTGCGGCAGAGCCCTTGATCACGATGACGCCAGAGGCGGTCTCCAAGCTCAAGGAATTCCTGGACGAGCAGGGAACTCCCGACCAGATGCTGCGCGTTTTCGTGGCGCCGGGCGGCTGCTCGGGGCTGCAGTACGGGATGACAGTCGAAGAGATCGCTGAAAGCGACGACACCGTCATCGAAACCGACGGGGTCAAGCTGCTGGTCGATTCGTTCAGCGGCATGTACCTGCAGGGCGCCGAGGTCGATTACGTCAACTCCCTCATGGGCGGCGGCTTCACCGTTCGCAATCCCAACGCCGTTGCCTCCTGCTCGTGCGGCCACTCGTTCGACACCGGCGCAAACGAGCAAACCGCCCACGGCTGCGGTTGCGGCTCGCACTAATTCACCCGATTCCAGAGGAGCCGATCGCGGCGGGGTTCGCCCCGCCGCATTCTTTTTTGTAGCAGTTGTCAACTTTTCCGCAATCTCCCCGCCAAACTGGCTCTTTCGGCGCATGTACGTACAGTTGGATTTTGGCGTTTTTCTGATATAATGCCGTGTTTGTGAAAGCTGTAACGATCTTGCCTCGATGCACCGTTGCAGAGCAGTGAGCTTCCGTCGAATCCCGTCAGAACGAGAGACTGCCGATGGATCCGGAGCACCGTCACGAACGTATATTATGTTGGCTAGAGGTCGCGGATTGCCCTCGTGGACGAGCGGCGTTGCTTGACCGGGCCCCCACACTAATTGCCTCTCGAAACGCGAGATCTATTCCACGGGCACTGTGTCTCGGCAGAAGACCGGTGTCAGAAGGAGAAATGCGCCCATGAGTGATTCGACTCAAACCTATGGGATGGACCAGTTCGATGAACTGGTCAAAGACGCGGTCGTTTCGCCCGAAGAAAAACTCGATCTTCCCGAAGAGTTGCAGACACAACTCGCCGAGGATATCGAGCCCGAGGTCGATCTCGAACGCGATCTCGATGTGCTTCAGCGCCTCGATCCCAATTTCATCAACGATCCGGTTCGCCTTTATCTTCGTGAGATCGCTGAAACCCCGCTGCTCACCCATGCGCAGGAGATCGAGCTCGCCAAGCGGGTCGAAGACGGCGACATGGCGGCAACGCAGTTGTTCGTGCGCGCCAACCTGCGCCTGGTGGTTTCGATCGCCAAGCGCTACGTCAACCGCGGTCTGACCCTGCTCGACCTGATTCAGGAAGGCAATATCGGTCTGATGCGCGCCGTACAGAAATACGACTGGCGCAAAGGTTTCCGCTTCAGCACCTATGCCACCTGGTGGATTCGACAGGCCATTACCCGCGCCATCGCGGACCAGAGCCGCACGATCCGCCTCCCGGTCCACATGGGCGATTCGATCTCCCGCTATCGTAAGACCCTGAATATGCTTGCCCAGGAGCTCGGCCGCCAGCCAACCCCGGAAGAGGTTGCCGAGGCCATGGCCGTAGCCCCCGAGAAGATTCAGCAGATCATCCAGGCGGCTCAGCGCACGATTTCGCTGGAAACCCCGATTGGCAGCGAGGACGAGACCAGTCTGGGCGATCTCATCGCCGACGAGGTCTCCGAAACGCCGTACGAGGCAGCCAGCGAGAGCATGCTCAAGCGCGATGTCGCGGCAGCGCTCGATACCCTTACCCCGCGCGAACGGCTGGTGCTCCAGCTCCGGTTCGGGCTGGGCCACAGCCACCAGCACACACTGGCCGAGGTGGGCGAAAAGCTGCAGATCAGCCGCGAGCGGGTGCGCCAGATCGAGAACGAAGCGCTGCAGAAATTGCGCCGGCTCGATGGCGACCGCCTCTTTGCCTATCATCAGGAGCTTTGATTTCTGGACCCGGACAGTCATAAGCGGCCGGTTG from the Thermomicrobiales bacterium genome contains:
- a CDS encoding FAD-dependent oxidoreductase → MDSTEVGLATGELASRGIVGQGFDIEVEDTRRIRLLSFVDASFFAPYAERTGKRYRIYTGDAQWFSDNIPCMTACPSHTDISRYIALIADGRYSDSYELNRESNVFPGCLGRMCARPCEDACRRKEVDAPIGICYLKRVASDFRDKTRREVIPPPNGLTVAIIGAGVNGLTSARQLARKGYTCTIFERYPVPGGVMWVGVPEWRLPRDVITEEAEQILDLGIDIHFNTEIGKDIPFMDLVDQYDVVLISAGCQTAQEIGIPGEHLNGVVSGIGFLEDVNLGKKDVWVGKNVVTVGGGFTSMDCVRTVLRMGAERSVMTYRRSIQEIPVEEYELHEAEIEGVEIQYMVSPNRIVGDANGNVIGIEMIRNELGAPDARGRRRPEPVAGSEYIIECDMVISAIGQKQDSRFLGDALPNRDRRGVPLLDQNLRTELPNVWAAGDYVINPTNFISSIGEGKRVAELIDAQMRGTKPKVRDLEITRVPTEYISTPNALLSEGVAEWSMSAMSRRLVWGDDYSAVGRQEMPVLPVPMRGMGTGDTTIEVEIGYTKPIGFEEAKRCLQCQLNIFIDGHRCILCNGCVDACPHRCIEMISPDRIYSIDNDVELAQLARAELGPYAAAMVIDERSCIRCGICVDWCPTECLTMDHFRLTPAETRESVDLAIVAD
- a CDS encoding LuxR C-terminal-related transcriptional regulator; translation: MSIIAGKKLVEGSWESNTLAEAPEAVTKPSVRLMPRAAETMPLEAPPQPLTSFLGRDRATATVLDMIVRPEIRLVTLTGPGGIGKTRLAIQVANEAHEQFPDGIAFVALSPLTEPDLVLPTIAQAIGVVGPGTHLIPDRLARALDHQRMLIVIDNFEHVAAAAGQLATLMRATREVRFLVTSRVTLHISGEHEFAVPPLELPVSGSVGDLSRSPACALFEVRTRAVRGEFAIDDNNSAAVVEICRRLGGVPLAIELAAARGKALSPPALLERLSHDFDVLSGGPVDQPSRHQTMRAAIQWSYDLLPPEQQQRFRQLSLFAGGCSLEAAQAVSAPDRPLALLPELVALIDASLLLQEPRPDGAPRYWMLDLIRRFGIEQLTASGERDATVDRFTGWLTSLAERAGAAFIGNGPGEWAAILERELPNVRVALAMLDEADDTDALLRLIVVLGPLWSALGHQREGLQWLTQTLDRSGDRTLPERTLHARILATRLATTVGDFERAAEFAETASALAKQRSDPAALADTACTLGNLARGIGDQQTARHQYENALAIYRELGDRYNAAYTLIQLAKLGDLGTPEQPGNPADLAVAEMQCDEALEIYRALGNQWGIARALNHLAYLHYKSGRYQAASVAAGEALPLFARDGNLTEGSQCIENLADIAGATGNGALGARLYGIASGLQERLGAPMWPTYRTEYEQEVARARALLTPEAFAASWQAGRELPDDLMVEEALAAANFLAGASAVSTVPSSATYGLTARELEVLSLLATGASNQGIADALFISLTTVKGHVQSIMRKLDLSSRTALAAFAVQRGLLDRP
- a CDS encoding polysaccharide deacetylase → MTTPTVCLSFDFDAISLWIGPMGAKSPSMISRGEFGAVAAPRILSLLEREAIPATFFVTGHTAETYPSQTRAIADAGHEIGHHGYLHENPIDLTPEAEEAVLLRGLAALDAIAGVRPVGYRSPAWDNSPHTIDLLLKHGFRYESSLMADDFSPYWCRTGDTIDPDGPYRFGRTVDLVELPVSWLLDDFPHFEYIRLPNRVSPGLSAASKVEEIWRDEFDFMMREIPDGVFTLTMHPQVIGRGHRLMMLERLIAHFKEAGARFSTLASAADAFRSRNSARRSGPQDGPDSRRSQTLDS
- the erpA gene encoding iron-sulfur cluster insertion protein ErpA, which produces MSVAAEPLITMTPEAVSKLKEFLDEQGTPDQMLRVFVAPGGCSGLQYGMTVEEIAESDDTVIETDGVKLLVDSFSGMYLQGAEVDYVNSLMGGGFTVRNPNAVASCSCGHSFDTGANEQTAHGCGCGSH
- a CDS encoding sigma-70 family RNA polymerase sigma factor; this translates as MSDSTQTYGMDQFDELVKDAVVSPEEKLDLPEELQTQLAEDIEPEVDLERDLDVLQRLDPNFINDPVRLYLREIAETPLLTHAQEIELAKRVEDGDMAATQLFVRANLRLVVSIAKRYVNRGLTLLDLIQEGNIGLMRAVQKYDWRKGFRFSTYATWWIRQAITRAIADQSRTIRLPVHMGDSISRYRKTLNMLAQELGRQPTPEEVAEAMAVAPEKIQQIIQAAQRTISLETPIGSEDETSLGDLIADEVSETPYEAASESMLKRDVAAALDTLTPRERLVLQLRFGLGHSHQHTLAEVGEKLQISRERVRQIENEALQKLRRLDGDRLFAYHQEL